One segment of Clostridium ljungdahlii DSM 13528 DNA contains the following:
- a CDS encoding glycosyltransferase family 2 protein gives MKISSNTLVLNEKGYIDGLIKNLIDAKIDEIIFLDGGSTDGTYEKLLMYEKIYPQIVLVKWNQPISSQYRQGWREKDRRNLMLGISTGDYILFIDADERIDINIKKVVSLIDVDGIITYTYHFWRSNKTVRVNNINDMVWSNQAQLRIIKRNDLVKFNTVDKNGLHCYLQKKG, from the coding sequence ATGAAAATTTCTTCAAATACATTAGTATTAAATGAAAAAGGATATATAGATGGATTAATTAAAAATTTGATTGATGCAAAAATTGATGAAATAATATTTTTGGATGGTGGAAGTACTGATGGAACTTATGAAAAATTGTTGATGTATGAAAAAATTTATCCTCAGATTGTATTAGTTAAATGGAATCAGCCTATATCTTCACAATATAGGCAAGGATGGAGAGAAAAAGATAGACGAAATTTAATGTTAGGTATTAGTACAGGTGATTATATATTATTTATTGATGCGGATGAAAGAATTGATATTAATATTAAAAAAGTTGTATCTCTAATAGATGTAGATGGGATAATTACATATACATATCATTTTTGGAGAAGTAATAAAACTGTTAGGGTTAATAATATTAATGATATGGTATGGTCAAATCAAGCACAGTTAAGAATCATTAAAAGAAATGATTTGGTAAAATTTAATACGGTAGATAAAAATGGGTTACATTGCTATTTACAAAAAAAAGGCTAA
- a CDS encoding glycosyltransferase: MKNILYISLIDWFWIKQRPQHISEFLSRNNKITYVSIRSWRNNTNVNIAHSKNDYNINKSNFNVNPNMNIIRKRLIPKENSCKYIKNINDKIMSNILKRLDKENNYDVIIITHPKQYDIIPKNFFNSKLFIYDCMDNYKCWPNFNKNKLINNEKKIVESSKYVITTSQDLYNEIIKCNPHLISKIHVVNNGVDIETFDINKINKVDDVDIFKQNNKKKVGYIGTISIWMDLDLIKNVALKNSNIDFYIIGPVEKGTNLEKYSDIENIIFTGSQPYYSIPNILNDLDVCIMPFKKTDLVKSVNPVKIYEYLAMGKPVIALRYDETEKFGDLIYTYETQKEFENCLNKILHQQEEKSVMDKRKRFAKQNSWKCRTNQIEKFINEGMKNK, encoded by the coding sequence TTGAAAAATATATTATATATATCGTTAATAGATTGGTTTTGGATAAAGCAAAGACCTCAACATATTTCTGAATTTTTAAGTAGAAATAATAAGATTACATATGTTTCAATAAGAAGCTGGAGAAATAATACTAATGTAAATATAGCACATTCTAAAAATGATTATAATATAAATAAAAGTAACTTTAATGTAAATCCAAATATGAATATAATAAGAAAGAGACTTATTCCTAAAGAAAATAGTTGTAAATATATAAAAAATATTAATGATAAAATTATGTCAAATATTTTAAAGAGGTTAGATAAAGAAAATAATTATGATGTTATAATAATAACCCATCCTAAGCAATATGATATAATACCTAAAAATTTTTTTAATAGTAAACTATTTATATATGATTGTATGGATAATTACAAATGTTGGCCTAATTTCAATAAGAATAAGTTAATTAATAATGAAAAGAAGATAGTAGAGAGTAGTAAATATGTAATTACTACTAGTCAAGATTTGTATAATGAAATTATTAAATGTAATCCACATTTAATATCAAAAATTCATGTTGTAAACAATGGTGTAGATATTGAAACTTTCGATATTAATAAAATTAACAAGGTTGATGATGTTGATATATTTAAACAAAATAATAAAAAAAAAGTTGGATATATAGGAACTATAAGTATATGGATGGATTTAGATTTAATTAAAAATGTTGCTTTAAAAAATAGTAATATAGATTTTTATATAATAGGACCAGTGGAAAAAGGAACTAATTTAGAGAAATATTCTGATATAGAAAATATTATATTTACTGGTTCACAGCCATATTATAGTATTCCCAATATATTAAATGATCTAGATGTTTGCATTATGCCCTTTAAGAAAACTGATTTAGTTAAATCGGTAAATCCAGTAAAGATATATGAATATTTGGCTATGGGGAAACCTGTTATAGCTTTAAGATACGATGAAACTGAAAAATTTGGTGATTTAATTTATACGTATGAAACTCAAAAAGAATTTGAAAATTGTTTAAATAAAATATTACATCAGCAAGAAGAAAAATCAGTAATGGATAAAAGAAAAAGATTTGCAAAACAAAATAGTTGGAAATGTAGAACGAATCAAATAGAAAAATTTATAAATGAAGGTATGAAAAATAAATGA
- a CDS encoding O-antigen ligase family protein has translation MIILICLILIIAFLIAFFISDEFAIGSLILSFPFEKTSWYLGFFTLKPTIILIILLYLKIIFKALKVYKIKSKNIKFIFINLISMIIINIISSVMAVNPLKSFSRIIQNLTLYGLLFSFCLLNYNKIKIEKLINYYLLSGIIILAYGYFQIIGYYLGIDTYSLLSKFNNPNFYYGTWVVEINGNVFPRMNSFFGDPSMLCGFLTIICMFILYKIINEKKYVFLLYLLFSVIALGFTFSRSGWIGFIFMLMVYSLFNIKKHIKEISIGILLCLTLIVVMQNSGVIKLDVLLNRMNQTFDSTNISTSGHENFAKLAIQGFKTSPIIGIGLGNFSDFVEEYGMTHSMYLSLICETGILGTLLFFNIIKKLLMDGIKLKSSIQSVVPCVYSIIGFLVSNIAYDYSNQYYFWGVLAMLLYIENMYDKKDCVSQHISVHIKKLDKST, from the coding sequence TTAATTTTAATTATAGCCTTTTTAATAGCTTTTTTTATAAGTGATGAATTTGCAATTGGATCACTTATATTAAGTTTTCCATTTGAAAAAACTTCATGGTATTTAGGTTTTTTTACACTAAAGCCTACAATTATTTTAATTATTTTATTATATTTAAAAATAATATTTAAAGCGTTAAAAGTATATAAAATTAAAAGTAAAAATATTAAATTCATATTTATAAATTTAATTAGTATGATAATTATAAATATAATTTCAAGTGTAATGGCGGTAAATCCATTAAAAAGTTTTTCGAGAATCATACAAAATTTAACACTTTATGGTTTATTGTTTTCATTTTGTCTATTAAATTATAATAAAATAAAAATTGAAAAATTAATTAATTATTATCTACTATCTGGCATAATTATATTGGCTTATGGATACTTTCAGATAATAGGTTATTACTTAGGTATAGATACATATTCATTACTAAGTAAATTTAATAATCCTAATTTTTATTATGGAACATGGGTGGTTGAGATAAATGGAAATGTATTTCCTAGGATGAATAGCTTTTTTGGAGATCCTTCAATGTTATGCGGCTTTTTAACTATAATATGTATGTTTATTTTATATAAAATAATAAATGAAAAAAAATATGTTTTTTTACTATATCTATTATTTTCGGTAATAGCATTAGGATTTACTTTTTCAAGAAGTGGTTGGATAGGTTTTATATTTATGTTAATGGTATATAGTCTGTTTAATATAAAAAAACATATAAAAGAAATATCAATTGGTATATTGCTTTGTTTAACACTTATTGTTGTTATGCAAAATTCAGGTGTTATAAAGTTAGATGTTTTATTAAATAGAATGAATCAAACTTTTGATTCAACAAATATTTCAACAAGTGGACATGAAAATTTTGCAAAATTAGCAATACAAGGCTTTAAAACAAGTCCAATAATTGGAATTGGATTAGGAAATTTTAGCGATTTCGTAGAAGAATATGGAATGACTCATAGTATGTATTTAAGTTTAATTTGCGAAACTGGTATATTAGGTACATTGCTATTTTTTAATATAATCAAAAAGCTATTAATGGACGGTATTAAGTTAAAAAGTAGTATTCAAAGTGTTGTTCCATGTGTATATTCTATAATTGGATTTTTAGTAAGCAATATAGCATATGACTATTCGAATCAATATTATTTTTGGGGCGTTTTAGCAATGTTGTTATATATTGAAAATATGTATGATAAAAAAGATTGCGTAAGCCAACACATTTCAGTACATATTAAAAAATTAGATAAGTCAACATGA
- a CDS encoding glycosyltransferase family 2 protein has protein sequence MIQPLIYIILVNYNGYKDTIECVNSLIKLNYSNYKIVIVDNASSDDSVKILKEELNDCKIIESNKNLGFAYGNNLGIKYALDNKADYVLLLNNDTLVETSFLTNMINSFNVNKSIGLVGCKIMYYPQKNIIWYGGGYINWFKFIGIHYGAKQIDKGQYDQEKEIDFMTGCCMLIKREVFDKTGFLSEDYFMYLEDVDFCVKVKDAGYKIWYNPKAIIYHKVGFSSGGEESAFSIKWSTRNRLLFMKKYKNRVNKLSFALTNILFYVTRCIRYIQYKVRGQDDKANAIIKAFQKNKF, from the coding sequence ATGATCCAACCTCTAATATATATAATTTTGGTTAACTATAATGGATACAAAGATACAATAGAATGTGTAAATAGCTTAATAAAGTTAAATTATTCCAATTACAAAATAGTAATAGTTGATAATGCATCGTCTGACGATTCAGTTAAAATTTTGAAAGAAGAATTAAATGATTGTAAAATTATAGAATCGAACAAAAACTTAGGATTTGCATATGGAAATAATTTAGGAATTAAATATGCGCTTGATAATAAAGCAGATTATGTATTATTGCTAAATAATGATACTTTAGTAGAAACAAGTTTTTTAACTAATATGATTAATTCATTTAATGTAAATAAAAGTATAGGGTTAGTTGGATGCAAAATAATGTACTATCCTCAAAAGAATATTATTTGGTATGGCGGAGGATATATAAATTGGTTCAAATTTATAGGAATTCATTATGGTGCAAAGCAAATTGATAAAGGTCAGTATGATCAAGAAAAAGAAATAGATTTTATGACAGGTTGCTGTATGCTTATAAAAAGAGAAGTTTTTGATAAGACAGGGTTTTTATCTGAAGATTATTTTATGTATCTTGAAGATGTAGATTTTTGTGTAAAGGTAAAAGATGCTGGTTATAAGATATGGTACAACCCTAAAGCTATTATTTATCATAAGGTTGGATTTTCTTCAGGTGGTGAAGAATCTGCCTTTTCTATTAAATGGAGTACTAGAAATAGACTTTTGTTTATGAAAAAGTATAAGAATAGAGTAAATAAATTAAGCTTTGCACTTACAAATATTTTATTTTATGTTACCCGGTGTATAAGGTATATTCAATACAAAGTAAGAGGACAAGATGATAAAGCAAATGCTATTATTAAAGCATTTCAAAAAAATAAATTTTGA